A portion of the Sabethes cyaneus chromosome 3, idSabCyanKW18_F2, whole genome shotgun sequence genome contains these proteins:
- the LOC128742348 gene encoding zinc finger protein 16-like has product MPSEECRICLRHEENCVSLFKQRRGTKLCDILKFCARIEISEGDGLPGDACPRCVDEALNAYLFINKCRRSDAELRTAQACYGDDDEEPGPGRICPEEENTIQICKTNEDTESYHNAISDNATLDFNSAVPNCLDESNDSKTDETERADVNLTKAIEGHHSSTDELAYELKTNVKSELIQQSDEEADRFLVEYLDDDFGTELLVDESMNEIHLESDQYKAPTELKDKLRISGNITEANKYICCGTRCRAVMNTEQQLAEHTVQVHLPDRETDSSMTKAFECSTCYARFKSEKSLSLHTRRSSHCQLCSKLCFSQSEKRLHMRQVHGQLSSPLMTKTSKKICCGCYKSFDNEEDLRKHSLEEHEIRKSAVDESRPFQCDICYKLFRTLESLRIHQRFVYRPKNFTCSTCNRAFDTRSKLTNHSLVHTEQRNYKCDKCDKAFKKSLDLKSHQLLHNDKQEECSICGLRFHRKSNLKMHMRKHQSTFFYACPDCPKQFKNNSHLKEHYKVHTKQKPYNCRFCERRFGYCSDRKRHEMTHTGDYPFECLCLKKFARKTTFDKHISICPERVEINA; this is encoded by the exons ATGCCTTCAGAAGAATGCCGCATTTGTTTGCGGCATGAAGAAAATTGTGTGTCGTTATTTAAGCAACGGCGCGGTACCAAGCTTTGTGATATTTTAAAATTCTGTGCCAGGATCGAG ATTTCCGAAGGCGACGGTCTACCCGGAGATGCATGTCCGCGGTGCGTAGATGAAGCACTCAATGCATACCTGTTCATCAACAAATGCCGTAGATCGGATGCAGAACTACGAACGGCACAGGCCTGTTACGG CGATGATGATGAAGAACCAGGTCCAGGTCGGATTTGCCCTGAAGAAGAGAATACGATACAGATATGCAAAACTAATGAGGACACGGAATCGTACCACAATGCCATAAGCGACAATGCAACATTAGATTTCAATTCGGCTGTACCAAATTGTTTGGACGAATCAAACGACTCCAAAACCGATGAAACAGAACGCGCAGATGTAAATCTTACAAAAGCAATTGAAGGGCATCATTCATCGACGGACGAATTAGCCTACGAGTTAAAAACCAATGTAAAATCTGAATTAATTCAACAGTCTGACGAGGAAGCGGATAGGTTTCTCGTTGAATATTTAGACGATGACTTCGGAACAGAATTGCTGGTAGATGAAAGCATGAATGAAATACACTTAGAATCTGATCAATATAAGGCGCCAACAGAACTAAAAGACAAACTGCGAATTTCAGGTAACATTACAGAGGCAAATAAATACATTTGCTGTGGTACTCGCTGTAGAGCTGTCATGAACACCGAGCAGCAACTCGCGGAACACACTGTTCAAGTACATCTGCCTGATCGAGAGACAGACTCTAGTATGACGAAAGCTTTCGAATGTAGCACATGTTATGCACGATTTAAGTCAGAAAAAAGTTTATCTTTACACACTCGAAGATCTTCCCATTGTCAACTTTGTTCAAAACTATGTTTCTCTCAAAGCGAGAAACGACTGCATATGCGCCAAGTCCACGGTCAGTTAAGCTCACCTTTAATGACAAAAACGTCGAAAAAAATTTGCTGCGGGTGCTATAAATCATTTGACAACGAGGAAGATCTGCGTAAACATAGTCTAGAAGAACATGAAATTCGCAAAAGTGCTGTTGATGAATCCCGTCCATTCCAGTGTGACATTTGTTATAAACTGTTCAGAACGTTAGAGAGTTTACGCATTCATCAGCGATTCGTATACCGTCCGAAGAATTTCACCTGTTCGACTTGTAACCGAGCTTTCGATACTCGTTCCAAATTGACAAATCACTCACTAGTACACACGGAACAACGTAACTACAAGTGTGATAAATGTGACAAAGCGTTCAAAAAATCACTCGATCTTAAGAGTCATCAATTATTACATAACGATAAACAAGAAGAATGTTCAATATGTGGACTTCGCTTTCATCGTAAATCTAACTTGAAGATGCACATGCGGAAACATCAAAGTACTTTTTTCTACGCTTGTCCAGATTGTCCAAAACAATTCAAGAACAATTCACACCTCAAGGAACACTATAAGGTGCACACTAAACAGAAACCATATAACTGTCGTTTTTGCGAACGGAGATTTGGCTACTGCAGCGATCGCAAGCGGCACGAAATGACCCACACTGGGGACTATCCGTTCGAGTGCCTATGTTTGAAAAAGTTTGCCAGAAAAACTACGTTTGATAAGCATATATCAATTTGTCCCGAACGGGTAGAAATCAATGCATAG